In Streptomyces sp. NBC_01717, one DNA window encodes the following:
- the thiM gene encoding hydroxyethylthiazole kinase, whose translation MPVASADHTAFVPQALARVRADSPLVQCLTNSVVTGFTANVLLALDASPAMVDIPEEAGPFARVASGVLINLGTPHAEQRSAMVEAARAAGSAGTPWVLDPVAVGALPVRTALAQELLRLRPTVIRGNASEIIALAGAGDGGRGVDSSDGVGAAEESARELARTAGCVVAVSGPVDFVTDGVRGTRIANGDALLTRVTGGGCALGAVMAAFAAVDEDRFAAVVAAVTAYTVAAELAAKEASGPGSFAVAFLDALAALEEADLSERAALS comes from the coding sequence ATGCCCGTTGCATCCGCCGATCACACCGCCTTCGTCCCGCAGGCCCTCGCACGCGTGCGGGCGGACTCCCCTCTGGTTCAGTGCCTGACGAACTCGGTGGTCACGGGCTTCACCGCCAACGTCCTGCTGGCGCTGGACGCCTCGCCGGCCATGGTCGACATTCCGGAGGAGGCCGGCCCGTTCGCCCGGGTCGCCTCCGGTGTCCTGATCAATCTCGGCACCCCGCATGCGGAGCAGCGCTCCGCGATGGTCGAGGCCGCACGGGCGGCGGGTTCGGCCGGCACGCCGTGGGTCCTCGACCCGGTGGCGGTCGGCGCGCTGCCGGTGCGCACCGCGCTGGCACAAGAGCTCCTGCGGCTGCGACCGACTGTGATCCGGGGCAACGCGTCCGAGATCATCGCACTCGCGGGCGCGGGCGACGGCGGCCGCGGCGTGGACTCCTCCGACGGCGTCGGGGCCGCCGAGGAGTCAGCACGCGAGCTGGCGCGTACAGCCGGCTGCGTGGTCGCTGTCTCCGGGCCTGTCGACTTCGTCACCGACGGGGTGCGCGGCACCCGGATCGCCAACGGTGACGCCCTGTTGACCCGGGTGACAGGGGGCGGCTGCGCGCTGGGGGCGGTGATGGCGGCCTTCGCGGCGGTCGACGAGGACCGGTTCGCCGCGGTGGTGGCCGCCGTCACCGCGTACACGGTGGCCGCCGAGCTGGCCGCGAAGGAGGCCTCCGGGCCCGGCAGCTTCGCCGTCGCCTTCCTGGACGCGCTCGCCGCGCTGGAGGAAGCGGACCTCAGCGAGCGGGCGGCTCTCTCGTGA
- the thiE gene encoding thiamine phosphate synthase — translation MTAAPVDLSVYLVTDTAQCAAHGRSVAETVALAVAGGVTAVQIREKHTDGGEFLRTVQEVAAVLPERVALIVNDRVDVFLAARAAGARVTGVHVGQSDLPPAAVRELIGEDAVLGLSAATPDQLRAAAEDPARVHHVGIGALHATRTKADAPAPLGHAGFAHLARLGGLPAVAIGGITPDDLPHLREAGAVGAAAVSGICAAEDPRAAARAYARAWTRAREESLA, via the coding sequence GTGACGGCGGCACCGGTCGATCTGTCGGTCTACCTGGTCACGGACACGGCCCAGTGCGCCGCCCACGGCCGGAGCGTGGCCGAGACCGTCGCTCTGGCAGTGGCCGGGGGCGTCACCGCCGTGCAGATCCGGGAGAAGCACACCGACGGCGGGGAGTTCCTGCGCACCGTGCAGGAGGTGGCCGCCGTACTCCCCGAACGAGTGGCGCTGATCGTCAACGACCGGGTGGACGTGTTCCTGGCCGCCCGGGCCGCCGGCGCACGCGTGACAGGTGTTCACGTAGGCCAGTCGGATCTGCCGCCGGCCGCCGTACGCGAACTGATCGGCGAGGACGCGGTTCTGGGCCTGAGTGCAGCCACCCCCGACCAACTGCGGGCCGCCGCCGAGGATCCGGCGCGGGTCCACCACGTCGGCATCGGCGCGTTGCATGCGACCCGGACCAAGGCGGACGCCCCGGCCCCGCTCGGCCATGCAGGCTTCGCCCACCTCGCCCGACTCGGTGGCCTGCCCGCCGTGGCCATCGGCGGCATCACCCCGGACGACCTGCCACACCTGCGGGAGGCCGGGGCGGTGGGGGCCGCCGCCGTCTCCGGTATCTGCGCCGCCGAGGATCCCCGCGCGGCGGCACGTGCGTACGCCCGGGCATGGACCCGTGCCCGGGAGGAGAGCCTCGCTTGA
- a CDS encoding YceI family protein, producing MNLFSRGTTLRRPAAPAAPTTPAAAVMPDPALAALTGEWMIDPAHSRIGFSVRHAMVTTVRGSFGSYESRLYFDGRNPARSRAEIVLHTASVDTGVEQRDAHLIGRDFLDAAKYPRMSFTSTAVQLVGKDVYRMTGDLTIRGTTHPVELDLTYIGHVTDPFGYERVGFDGTTTINRSDWGLTYNARLAEGGAMVSERLRLQFDIAAIRSTSEH from the coding sequence ATGAACCTTTTCAGCCGCGGCACCACGCTTCGACGCCCGGCGGCGCCCGCCGCACCGACAACCCCCGCTGCTGCCGTGATGCCGGATCCCGCCCTGGCAGCTCTCACCGGGGAGTGGATGATCGACCCCGCCCACAGCAGGATCGGTTTCTCCGTGCGACACGCCATGGTGACGACGGTGCGCGGATCCTTCGGTTCGTACGAGAGTCGCCTCTACTTCGACGGCCGGAACCCGGCACGCTCCCGCGCGGAGATCGTGCTGCACACCGCGAGCGTCGACACCGGGGTGGAGCAGCGTGACGCCCACCTGATCGGCCGTGACTTCCTCGACGCCGCGAAGTATCCGCGGATGAGCTTCACCAGTACCGCCGTTCAGCTCGTGGGCAAGGACGTCTACCGCATGACCGGCGACCTCACCATCAGGGGCACCACTCACCCCGTGGAGCTGGACCTCACCTACATCGGCCATGTCACCGACCCGTTCGGCTACGAACGGGTCGGCTTCGACGGCACCACCACCATCAACCGCTCGGACTGGGGCCTGACCTACAACGCCCGGCTGGCGGAGGGCGGGGCGATGGTCAGCGAGCGGCTCCGCCTCCAGTTCGACATCGCCGCGATCCGTTCCACCTCGGAGCACTGA
- a CDS encoding phospholipase D-like domain-containing protein, whose product MKRTFTLITALVVTVMSLTTAHAAVKKAKPPLSCESRTFTSSPGPRFNDPEDPAGQMKIMGPIIESINSAGCGQTIRVAMYSISIAQPGPDFANALIAAHQRGVIVKALMDAHSDNTIWQSMVTELGNDPRASSFAALCPGGCLSHFGGSALHAKYYMLSGGRDANRTVTVSSANPTSAQASTAWNSSATVKGNVDLYNSYVRYFTAMARGAIYGPGPLTPDYYNSTSATAARKLSPPSYQWPKARTRSDTWVDFLSNIKAPATINIAMFQWTSHGQPGDRNYLELPKKLVSLARTGVEIHILITAGQVDDSVQSYLKNRPNIDVHDTTRGTDANGNALHYTHDKYMMVSGGYAGASDSRIVFVGSSNWTSNGVWHNDESDLKLIGRSSYDTFMADWQNQYDRCCGTAARQLSAEERAENTAREIPIDPRQVRE is encoded by the coding sequence ATGAAGCGAACGTTCACGTTGATCACCGCGCTGGTCGTCACCGTAATGTCGCTGACAACGGCGCACGCCGCGGTCAAGAAGGCCAAGCCCCCGCTCAGTTGCGAGTCGCGGACGTTCACCTCCAGCCCGGGCCCGCGCTTCAACGACCCGGAGGACCCCGCCGGCCAGATGAAGATCATGGGCCCGATCATCGAATCGATCAACAGCGCCGGCTGCGGGCAGACCATACGCGTCGCCATGTACTCGATCAGCATCGCGCAGCCGGGCCCGGACTTCGCCAACGCCCTTATCGCCGCGCACCAGCGCGGCGTCATCGTAAAGGCGCTGATGGACGCTCACAGCGACAATACGATCTGGCAGTCGATGGTCACCGAGTTGGGCAACGACCCGCGAGCCTCCAGCTTCGCCGCGCTGTGCCCGGGCGGCTGCCTGTCCCACTTCGGCGGCTCCGCCCTGCACGCGAAGTACTACATGCTCAGCGGCGGGCGCGACGCGAACAGGACTGTGACCGTCAGCAGCGCCAACCCCACCTCCGCCCAGGCCAGCACAGCGTGGAACAGCAGCGCCACCGTCAAGGGCAACGTCGACCTGTACAACTCCTACGTCCGCTACTTCACCGCCATGGCCAGGGGGGCGATCTACGGCCCGGGCCCGCTGACACCCGACTACTACAACTCCACCAGCGCCACGGCCGCCAGGAAACTGTCCCCGCCCTCCTACCAGTGGCCCAAGGCGCGCACCAGAAGCGACACCTGGGTCGACTTCCTGAGCAACATCAAGGCGCCGGCCACGATCAACATCGCCATGTTCCAGTGGACCTCTCACGGGCAGCCGGGCGACCGGAACTATCTGGAGCTGCCGAAGAAGCTGGTGAGTCTGGCACGAACCGGCGTCGAGATCCACATTCTCATCACCGCCGGCCAGGTAGATGACAGCGTGCAGAGCTACCTGAAGAACCGGCCGAATATCGACGTGCACGACACCACCCGCGGCACCGACGCGAACGGCAACGCTCTGCACTACACGCACGACAAGTACATGATGGTCAGCGGCGGTTACGCGGGTGCGTCCGACTCCAGGATCGTGTTCGTCGGGTCCTCGAACTGGACGAGCAACGGCGTCTGGCACAACGACGAGTCGGACCTGAAGCTGATCGGCCGGTCCAGCTACGACACGTTCATGGCGGACTGGCAGAACCAGTACGACCGCTGCTGCGGGACCGCGGCGCGGCAGTTGAGCGCCGAGGAGCGCGCCGAGAATACGGCACGAGAGATTCCGATCGATCCGAGGCAGGTCCGGGAATAG
- a CDS encoding transketolase, whose product MTIKTAPPMLPYRDLNRLMSLMTGDEKHGPAATSTLDALWVLYHRVLRVTPATVDDPERDRFLLSKGHGPMAYYAVLVAHGFFDEVLLPGFGGYDSPLGHHPDRLLVPGAEIGSGSLGHGLPLAVGSVLGLRAQGLTDPRVWVLIGDAELDEGSNHEAIAYAGPAGLDQLHTLVIDNASATYGRPGGISSRFEAAGWSVRTVDGRDHDAMHAAFTAPHPGRPHAVIARVAPKS is encoded by the coding sequence ATGACGATCAAGACCGCCCCACCGATGCTCCCGTACCGCGACCTGAACCGCCTGATGAGCCTGATGACGGGCGACGAGAAACACGGACCCGCGGCCACCTCGACCCTCGACGCACTCTGGGTGCTGTACCACCGCGTGCTGCGCGTCACACCGGCCACGGTGGACGATCCGGAGCGCGACAGGTTCCTGCTCTCGAAGGGCCACGGGCCGATGGCGTACTACGCGGTCCTCGTCGCACACGGCTTCTTCGACGAGGTTCTGCTGCCCGGTTTCGGCGGGTACGACTCGCCGCTGGGACACCACCCGGACCGACTGCTCGTCCCGGGCGCCGAGATCGGCAGCGGATCACTGGGACACGGGCTGCCGCTGGCCGTCGGCAGCGTGCTCGGCCTTCGGGCGCAGGGGCTCACCGATCCGCGGGTGTGGGTCCTGATCGGGGACGCCGAGCTGGACGAGGGCAGCAACCACGAGGCGATCGCCTACGCCGGTCCGGCCGGCCTCGACCAGCTGCACACCCTGGTGATCGACAACGCCTCCGCGACCTATGGCCGGCCCGGCGGCATCTCGTCCAGGTTCGAAGCGGCCGGCTGGTCGGTCCGGACCGTGGACGGGCGCGATCACGACGCGATGCACGCGGCCTTCACCGCACCACACCCCGGCCGACCCCACGCAGTGATCGCCCGCGTCGCCCCCAAGAGCTGA
- a CDS encoding transketolase family protein, whose protein sequence is MDTMRERFITTAARLLDDDPRLAVVLAEISSDGFDRAERAHPDRVINVGIREQLLIGAGAGLALTGMRPIIHTFAPFLVERPFEQVKLDFGHQGVSGVLVSAGGSYDWPAAGITHMAPGDVALMDTLDGWTVQVPGHPDEAETLLRQAAAGEDRVYLRLSLQQNERARPVGAGSGFTPVREGAQGVVIAVGPMLDNVLAATDGLDVTVLYATTVRPFDAPGLRRAVGARETADVVLVEPYLAGTSTGAANDALADLPHRVLGLGVGKAELRRYGQMDEQLAAHGLDPRGLRERIGGFLTS, encoded by the coding sequence ATGGACACCATGCGCGAACGCTTCATCACCACCGCGGCCCGGCTACTGGACGACGACCCCAGGCTGGCTGTCGTGCTGGCCGAGATCAGCAGCGACGGCTTCGACCGGGCCGAGCGCGCCCATCCGGACCGGGTGATCAATGTCGGCATCCGGGAGCAGCTGCTGATCGGCGCCGGGGCCGGACTGGCGCTGACCGGGATGCGGCCGATCATCCATACGTTCGCCCCCTTCCTGGTGGAGCGGCCGTTCGAGCAGGTGAAGCTCGACTTCGGGCATCAGGGCGTGTCCGGGGTGCTGGTCAGCGCCGGAGGTTCGTACGACTGGCCGGCTGCGGGGATCACCCATATGGCGCCGGGCGATGTCGCCCTGATGGATACCCTCGACGGCTGGACCGTGCAGGTCCCGGGCCACCCAGACGAGGCGGAGACCCTGCTGCGCCAGGCCGCCGCCGGGGAGGACCGGGTCTATCTGCGGCTCTCGCTCCAGCAGAACGAGCGGGCTCGGCCGGTCGGCGCCGGGTCAGGATTCACTCCGGTGCGGGAGGGGGCCCAAGGGGTGGTGATCGCCGTCGGGCCGATGCTCGACAACGTGCTTGCAGCGACGGACGGCCTGGATGTCACGGTGCTGTACGCGACGACGGTGCGACCGTTCGACGCGCCGGGGCTGCGGCGGGCGGTCGGGGCGAGGGAGACGGCGGACGTGGTGCTGGTGGAGCCGTACCTGGCGGGCACCTCGACGGGCGCGGCCAACGACGCACTCGCCGATCTGCCGCACCGGGTGCTGGGGCTCGGGGTGGGCAAGGCCGAGCTGCGCCGTTACGGGCAGATGGACGAACAACTCGCCGCGCACGGCCTGGATCCGCGCGGGCTACGGGAGCGGATCGGCGGTTTCCTGACCAGCTGA